Part of the Triticum urartu cultivar G1812 chromosome 2, Tu2.1, whole genome shotgun sequence genome, AGGAGGCAATCTGGGCGGCGATGCGTGCTTCGGCCGACAGCAGCAGCGAGAAGAGCTCGCTGAGGCCGATCGGCTGCTCGGTTGCGGTGCGGGTGGAGATAGCAGACACGAACCCATTGTAGTCAGGTTCATGCAGGAGTCCTTGGAGGATGAGGTCAACAACGTCGTCCTCATCAAGTGGCTTGCCGGCGGCTGCAAGCTCGTCGGCGATCCCCTTCATCTTGGTGAAGTAGGAGGCAGCGGAGAGGTCTCCCTTGCGGGTGTGCTCGAGTTGTGAGCGGAGTTGGATCACCCTCGCCCTGGACTGGGACGAGAAACTCTACAACAGCGCCGCCCAGAGAGTAGCGGACGTGGTGCACGTACTGACCTGCATCAAGACTTCTCGAGACAAAGATGCGATCAAAAAAGTGAGAACCTGTTGGTCCTGGGTGACCCATATTGCATGCTCTGGGTTGGGCGTGGAGGtggtctccttcttgccggcgACGTCCTTCTCCGTCACGATCACAGCGGGGGGCTCCCGGGTGGAGCCGTCGATGTAGCCAGTCATCCCTGCCGCCCTGATGTGCGGCAGGACTTGTGCCTTCCATACAAGGAAGTTCTCGCGGGTGAGCTTCTCGGTTATGGTATGTCCAAGAGAGGCAATGGAGGGTGTGGCCATGGCTACGGCGGAGGAGGAGCTTGACATAGCTAGATGAGGTGAAGAGAAAGGGCTCTGTATACCATGTGAAAAGTAGGTTAAGCGTATGCACCGAGGCAGGGACGCGTGCGTGTTAAATAGGCACAAGGCCGAAGAGATTACAGAGGGAGGAGGTTAGGATCGATCTCATCTATCTACAAGATAAACACAACGTGATGAGATCGATCCTACCTGCCTAACAAACTACACGCACGCCTACAACTTGATACACACGGTTTATACAAATACCGTGTATATACGCATAATACAAATACAATGTTTAACAAAGGCGCCCCTCTGCGGTGGTGCCACACGTATCCTCCCAACCCGACCATGATGGCGGCGGTGCTCGAACGGAGGGGAACCGGAAGCGGCGGGCTGGAGGCTTAGGCTCGTGCGGATCCAGCAAGTCGTGGCAGCGGAATGAGGCGCTCGTCTGGGATCATGTCGCCGTCTCCTCCACAACCTGGCCTCGTCGGCGGCGGGGCTCGACCGCCAATGCATGAAATGATTCCTGAAAGTCTGAACGGATCTTTTGGTACACTTTTCAATAGCATCCACCGTAGACTGACTCAATAACGATGGAAGCCTAATGTTGAGGTTAGACCATGAAATTCTAGCATGAGTGCTGAGACTGACTCAATAATTCTTGATATATTAGTGCTTATTTTTCTCTATTAGCATACCTCTATCTCAGGTTAGTTAGCTTCATACGGGTGGTTTCAAGATCTGACCTCAACATTGGTTTGTTATCATTAGTGTCACTGCTACtgttagagcaactctagcagattCACTAAGAAGGGAGTCTTTGCAATATTTCTAGAGGGCCCTTTACAACCATTTTTAAGGTTTTGGAGTCCGGTTCTTTGCTTTTTCAGATTTCCTAAAACGGAAGCCTTTATGACCATATTTCTTTTAATATGTTTGTGTATGAACCCCATTTCAACTTTGATTTGGCATCAACATAAATTTGTGTCAAGTCAAGAAATTATTTATCCTTCACCAACATCCACAACCTTAAATGAATACAATTTTGACGGTATATTCAAATATGAATCTAATTATATGCTAATTTGATGTTGTAGATACACTGATAATGTTTCCACAAACTTAGGCAAATTCGCAAAGATTTAACTATGAATAAACTCATGATACACAACATTGTTAAAAATGACTTAATAAACTAGTTTCAATTTACTGTTGTATAGGAATATATTATATATAATAATAACACAAACCAAAGAACAAACAAATATTGGCACATATATACCGTTtccaaatactccctccgtcccatatataagacgtttttgcagttTAAAACTGGAACTACAAAAATGTCTTATATTACGGGCACAAAGGTAGTACAATATTGCCTTTATCACCATGATGGACATCGTACATGGTCGTCCTATAGCCTTGACACAAGATTCCTGGCCGCATCCCGTAACTTCACCTTCTCAACCTTTCCCAGCGCGTTCCTCGAGAGGGCGTCGATGACGACCACCTTCCTGGGAACCATGAAGCGCGACATGCACTCGCGGCTGAAGGCAATCATTTTATCCTTGCAGACCCTAGCAACCTTGTCTCTGGCCTCGAGGAACGTGCACGGCATCTCGCCCCAGTGTGGGTGAAGCATTGCGACCACCGCCGCGTCGGCCACAGCCGGGTGCTGAAGCAGCACCTACTCCAACTCCTTGCTGCAAATATTCTCATTGCCGCTGATGATCACGTCCTTTGACCGGTCCTTTATCTCAATGTACCCGTTCGGGTGCACGACGCCGACGTCGCCCTTCATGGACAACCCGCCCTTCTCATTCGCCTCGGGGTTATTGAGGTACCCCTTCATGAGGTTGTCATCGCGGAGCACGGTCTCACCTAAGGACTTGCGGTCGCACGACACATTAGACATGGTGTTGTAGTTGACAAGGACGTACGTTGGTGTCGGCGAGACACAGGACGCTGACCCCCTACCTGGCCTTGAGGCGTGAGCTCTTCAAGAGTGGCAGGAGGTCCCATTGGTGACGCCACTCACATGCCAGAGCTGGTCCTATGATCACTAGCTACTTTGTCTTGAAGAAGGACGTCATGGGAATGATTGGCTTCTCTGGTTACCAGAAGTACACGGCCACACTACGGATGCTTGCATATGGCACGCCCGCTGATTCGTGGGATGGGACCTACGAATGTCTGAGAGCTCATGCGGAGATGTCATGGTCATGTTTGCAACTACCATGGTCGAGGTGTTGGGACCTCAGTACCTGAAAGAACCAACTATGGCAGACACCGAGAGGCTCTTAGCAATCTCAGAAGCAAGAGGGTGCCAGGTTTGCTTGGATCTCTtaactgcatgcattggaaatagAAGAACTGCCCGAAGGCTTTATAAGGGCAATATGAGAGTCATGTTAAGAAGCCCACTATCATTCTTGAAGCAGTTGTATCACATGATCTGTTGATTTGGCACGCTTTCTTTGGTATGCTCGGGTCTGACAATGAAATCAATGTGTTAcagtgatcatgcacaacatgattgTCGAGGCTGAGGGTGAGGATGACGCCACAACTCTAGAATTTGAGAACATGGGTTATCCTATCGAACTTCCAGACCAAAATTCGGCCACATTTGAAGAGTTTATTCAAATGCATCAACAAATTCGACATCGATTAACTCACGAGGAGCTGAAGTAATATCTGATTGACCATTTGTGGGCGGTTAAAGGGGACAACAATGTTGGGATGTAATATTTGAACTTTTTCAAGTTTGAACTAGTGTTGCATGCGGCTATTTGAACGTCTATACTCTATGTATGCGGTTATTTGATCTTACGGACTTAGAAAAATGAGGGCGGCCGGATGTATGCGGCTACGGTTGAATGGCGGCCTCTCGCATCCGTGTTTGTGGACTGGCCCCCCTTGTCCGTGGATAGATGTGGGAGGTAATTTATGGGTTGCTGTTCGATGCCCTTGGGGATACAAAGAAATGTGTGCCCAATTATCCGATAGCACACACGCGCCATCTAATGGTGTCCAATAATATCACAAACCAAACAAAACATCCACAGAGCAACTTCATATTTGAAtctttcaaaaaaaacttcataTTTAAAAATAAGTTAAGATAAGATGATGTGCTCAGATAAGAAAAGAGTTTTGCTATAAGAAAATACAAAGAAAAACATCTGTAGTGCAAAGAAACATTGGCACATATATATGctgttttatttttttgtttctAAAATACAATGTTGCCCTTATCATCATGATGCCCCCCGTAAGTGGTCGTCCTACAGCCTTGACACGGCCGATTTCCGGGCCGCATCCCGTAGCTTCACCTTCTCAATCTTTCCCAGCGCGTTCCTCGGAAGGGCGTCAGTGACGACCACCTTCCTGGGAACCATGAAGCGCGACATGCGCTCGCGGCAGAAGGCGATCACTTCATCCTTGCATAACTCAGCAGCCTTGTCTTTTGCCACGAGGAACGCGCATGGTGTCTCGCCCCAGTGCGGGTGAGGCATGGCAACCACCGCCGCGTCGGCCACAGCCGGGTGCTGGAGCAGCACCTCCTCCAGCTCCTTGCTGCAGATGTTCTCGCCGCCGCTGATGATCACGTCCTTTGACCTGTCCTTTATCTCGATGTACCCGTCGGGGTGCACGACGCCGACGTCGCCTGTCATGAACCACCCGCCCTTGAAGGCCTTCTCATTAGCCTCCGGGTTGTCAAGGTACCCCTTCATGAGGCTGCTGCCGCGGAGCACGATCTCACCCAATGAATTGCCATCCCGCGGCACGCTACCCATGGTGTTGCTGTCGACGACGCTGGCATCGGCGAGAGACAGGACGCTCACCCCCTGCCTGGCCTTGAGGCGTGAGCGCTCCGGGAGCGGCAGGAGGTCCCACTGGTGGCGCCACTCGCAGGCCATAGCGGGGCCTGTGGCCTCCGTGAGTCCATAGGAGTGCGTCACCTTGAAACCGATCCGCTCGACGCGGTCCAGCAGGGCGGCCGTCGGCGGGGCGCCGCCCGTGAGGACGTGGACCGGAGCGGCGAGCCGCCGGGCCTCGCCTTCCAGGAGGATATTGAATACCACCGGCGCGCAGCACATGTGGGTGACGCCGTAGTCGGAGATGGCACGGTAGACGTCGGCGGCGCGGTTCTGGCGAATGCAGACGTTgacgccgccgcgcgccgccatTCCCCACGTGAGTGCCCACCCGTTGCAGTGGAACATGGGGAGCGTCCAGAGGTACACGGGCTCGTTGCCCACCCCCCACGACAGCAGCTGGCCCATGGTGTTCAGGTACGCGCCACGGTGGCTGTACACCACGCCCTTCGGCGCCGACGTGGTGCCCGAGGTGTAGTTGAGCGCGACCGCATCCCACTCGTCTGCGAGCAAGGGCAGCTCCGCCGCCGGGTCGCCGTTGCTGACCAGCGCCTCATACTCGAGCTTGAAGAGGCCAAGCCGGACGCCAGTGGGCCTTTCGATATCGTCGATGACGGCGACCAGAGGGACGGGGGCGCCGGCATCGGCAACGATCTGGAGCGCGTCATGAGCGAGGCGCACGTACTCGTAGTCGACGAATAGGACCTTGGCCTGGGCGTGCCTGAGGATGACAGCCACCGCCTTGGCGTCCAGGCGCGTGTTGATGTTGTTGAGCACGGCCGCAGCCATGGGCACGGCGAAGTGCATCTCGTACGTTGCCGGCACGTTGGGCGCGAGGACGGAGACCACGTCGTTCTTGCGGACGCCGAGGGAGAcgagggcggcggcgaggcggcggcagcgCTCGTGCGTCTGGCTCCATGTGAACTTGAGACGCCCGTAGACGACCGACGTGCGGTCGCCGTATACTGCACTGGCGCGCGGAAGGAACCCGACCGGGCTAAGTGGCACGTAGTTAGCCGGGCGCTTCGGAAGCTTG contains:
- the LOC125534533 gene encoding trans-cinnamate:CoA ligase, peroxisomal-like; this translates as MDKLPKRPANYVPLSPVGFLPRASAVYGDRTSVVYGRLKFTWSQTHERCRRLAAALVSLGVRKNDVVSVLAPNVPATYEMHFAVPMAAAVLNNINTRLDAKAVAVILRHAQAKVLFVDYEYVRLAHDALQIVADAGAPVPLVAVIDDIERPTGVRLGLFKLEYEALVSNGDPAAELPLLADEWDAVALNYTSGTTSAPKGVVYSHRGAYLNTMGQLLSWGVGNEPVYLWTLPMFHCNGWALTWGMAARGGVNVCIRQNRAADVYRAISDYGVTHMCCAPVVFNILLEGEARRLAAPVHVLTGGAPPTAALLDRVERIGFKVTHSYGLTEATGPAMACEWRHQWDLLPLPERSRLKARQGVSVLSLADASVVDSNTMGSVPRDGNSLGEIVLRGSSLMKGYLDNPEANEKAFKGGWFMTGDVGVVHPDGYIEIKDRSKDVIISGGENICSKELEEVLLQHPAVADAAVVAMPHPHWGETPCAFLVAKDKAAELCKDEVIAFCRERMSRFMVPRKVVVTDALPRNALGKIEKVKLRDAARKSAVSRL